Below is a genomic region from Hypanus sabinus isolate sHypSab1 unplaced genomic scaffold, sHypSab1.hap1 scaffold_248, whole genome shotgun sequence.
acagaggggagagtggagcctTTAAGAGCGAATCTCAATCAGAGCTGAATTGTTTCCGGGCCAATGTTCACTTTCAGACACTATTATCTCTGATCTCCCGATTTCACTCAAACAATGTCTTTAAcgagtatttttttttattaaagaaAATATGTTGTATGCTCCATGTTCATCAGATCAGGCATTGACAACCTATTTCTGCCCATCCTAAGATGTTCGAAGGAGACACAAGCAGACTCTGcaggcacaaactgaaacactgagagtgaacacgatcttgatgagggagaaggtgaaggttttccagctggttgatcgatacgctgagctcacggtcatttctactgttcgagatcggagactggtggaacatgagctgctgtcaagaggcagagaccatgaggactggaaagaaaaacaTCTCCGTGGtaagctggaaaaaatccggactgatcagttATTCAAGAGGAGTTTTGTTCAGAAATTGAAAAGATCTGTCTTTGGAAACAAATCCGGGATATCCGCAGCAGTAGCCGGAGTcccagggatcgggaaaacaaaagattgtttatgattgGGCCACGGGGAAGatataccaacagttccagtttgtcttcagtttcaaattccgggatttaaatgccattaactgcagaataaacctgaaagaactgattctggatcagtatccttactttgggaatttaCTGaaagaggtctggaagaacccagagggattgttGTTTATATTCGAtagtttggatgaattcaaggaCACAATCAGTTTTGTTGATGGTCGGAGAGACACAGAAGCACAATacacagatcctgaattcaagtgcaaggtgtcagatattgtgttcagtttaatccagggcaagctgctcccagggtgttcagtgctggtgaccacccgtcccactgcgttacatttactGGAAAAGGCTGAGATCAGTGTCTGTGCTGAAATCCtcggatttgttggtgaggaaaggaaggaatatttcatcaggcattttgaagatcagacggtggcagcagctgttttcaaacatgtgaaggagaacgagatcctgtacaccatgagctacaacccctcctactgctggatcctcgctctggtactgggccccttcttcacaaaaagagtcagggacccgcagcgagttcccaagaccatcacccaactgtactcctactatatttacaacatcctgaaaaaccacggccgtgagattgagaatccccgtgatgtgttactcagggttggtcagatggccttcagaggagtgtccgagaagaaggttgtgtttacagatggagatttgatcaagttcaatttgcagccttcccagttcctgtccgggttcctgatggagcttttggagagagaggattctgcccggagtgtggtgtacacattcccacacctcaccatccaagagtttgtagctgcagtcgcacaattcctgaatccagaTCCCGGgaatatcctgaaattcctcactgaagcccacaacacgaccgatgggcgatttgaggtatttctccgttttgttgctggtctctccaacccaatgacagctcggggcctggaggaggttctgggtccatttcccaatgaaacaacctgccgggtgattgactgggtgaaggtggaGTTTGAACGGCAGAGTGGTAAAAGGAGGCTCCTGAAcgcattgcactacctgtttgagtctcagaatcgtggactggctcaggccgcactgggatctgtggatacactttcattcagtggaatgacattgaccccgattgactgcgcggtcctgtctcatgtcatcggactctgtgatacaataaaacacctcgacctggggaactgccacattcagtgtgaaggaatccagcggctggggcctgggctgcacaagtgccaggagtgtaacttgatttatctctcactctgaactgcgaaactgttccattgtgttgtttcaatgtaaaggaatTTCGCTATAACtgtagtaaatcagattgtgaaggTTGTGATAAACCCCTAAGGGATCGGTCAGCAGATACCCAAGGATGGGATGGTTCAATGCTTCCTTGTGAAGGGAAGTTGAAAatttcatcagatcagtgaacaacggtcattggtttaatggtagtaaatcacaggaatggctgtgtttctcgctgcctgtgacacgtccattgacaatgttccttctcactgtcactgacacccagaccgacactgactgcagcaggtgggtcagagattcacacccccttcccggtgagggacaagggattgtcagcagactgtcccagtgagaaggggagaaataccattgtgagattgtcctctCTTGCCCTTCCCCATGTGTGACTATCATCATCAATCCACCTGTCTGACTGTGCTCCCTAACAGATACCCAGACCCCATGGGCGCATCTCCTCTCCCCATTACGGGCCTCAGTTCAGAcaaacccttccctttctgcaTCCTTTCATCTTTTGGGATTATATTTTCCCATCAGTATCCTCCTGTGGgtactcccccttcctcctgtgggatctctcctccccatcccccttcctcctgtggggtctctcctccccatcccccttcctcctgtgggatctctcctccccgtcccccttccccctgtgggatctctcccccccgtccaccttcctcctgtgggatctctcccccccgtcccccttcctcctgtgggatctctcctccccgtcccccttccccctgtggggtctcccatccccgtcccccttcccactgtgggatctctcctccctgtcccccttccctctGTGGGgtctcccatccccatcccccttcctcctggtgggatctctcctccccatcccccttcctcctgtgggatctctcctccccgtcccccttcctcctgtgggatctctcccccccgtccaccttcctgtgggatctctcccccccccgtcccccttcctcctgtgggatctctccccccggtcccccttccccctgtgggatctctcccccccgtcccccttccccctgtggggtctctcctccccgtcccccttccacctgtgggatctctcctccccgtcccccttcctcctgtgggatctcctcccagtcccccttcctcctgtgggatctctcctccccgtcccccttcctcctgtggggactctccaccccgtcctccttcctcctgtgggatctctcctccccgtccccattccacctgtggggactctccaccccgtcccccttcctcctgtggggtctctcctccccgtcacccttcctcctgtggggtctctcctccccgtcccccttccccctgtggggtctcccatccccatcccccttcctcctgtggggtctctcctccccgtcacccttcctcctgtggggtctctcctccccgtcccctttccacctgtggggtctcccatccccatcccccttcttcctgtgggatctctcccccccccccgtcccccttcctcctgtgggatctctcccccccgtcccccttcctcctgtgggatctctcccccccgtcccccttccccctgtgggatctctcctccccgtcccccttccccctgtggggtctcccatccccgtcccccttcctcctgtgggatctctcccccccccccgtcccccttcctcctgtggggtctctcctccccgtccccattcctcctgtggggtctctcctccccgttccccttccacctgtgggatctctcctccccgtcccccttcctcctgtgggatctcctcccagtcccccttcctcctgtgggatctctcctccccgtcccccttcctcctgtggggactctccaccccgtcctccttcctcctgtgggatctctcctccccgtccccattccacctgtgggatctctcctccccgtcccccttcctcctgtggggactctccaccccgtcccccttcctcctgtggggtctctcctccccgtcacccttcctcctgtggggtctctcctccccgtcccccttccccctgtggggtctcccatccccatcccccttcctcctgtggggtctctcctccccgtcacccttcctcctgtggggtctctcctccccgtcccccttccctctgTGGGGTCTCCcattcccatcccccttcttcctgtgggatctctcccccccccgtcccccttcctcctgtgggatctctcttccccatctcatcTTTTGGGACTTTTCCCacgttcccccccccctccttttcccACCCTCTCATGTCAGAAACACTTTCTAACTgttggggaatgagacagaaTATCTGGAGTTCACAGAGTCTTATCGACAGTCTAAATGACTGACATTCCGTGAATaccctggagctgggcagtgatGGGCAATCCAATCAGCGATTTACTAaaggtttaatgtttcctgaaacagCCAAGTGAGGGAAATACCCTCAGGCCCACgatttgaatcactttgttcatcaatttATCTGTTTGTATTTAGCCTTGGGGGAACTGGACTGggcgattcaggagtgaaactggtgtctgcggctgcgaggaacccggagtgtaaaatacagaaactggtgtaagtaccagactgtgggagattgtgtttacagtcactgggtgtctgacactgaacattaatgtgatcagtaattgtgttactgataaacactggggatttgtactgtCTCCcgcctctctgtgtccttcaccctcactctctctcatctccaggctgcacAATTTTGGTCTGATatattctggtgccgaggatctcgcctctGCTCTCAGATCAAATCCATCACTGATGGAGCTGGACCTGAGttataataaactgggagattcaggagtgaaactggtgtctgcagcTCTgaagaacccggagtgtaaaatacagaaactgtggtaagtaccagacagtGAGAGAttttgtttacagtcactggatgtctgacactgaacattaatgtgatcagtaaatgtgttactgataaacactggggatttgtaccgtctcctgtctctctgtgtccttcaatctcactctctctaatctccaggctgtgggatgtcggtctcacagattctggtgccgaggatctctcctccgctctcagtacaaacccatcactgacggagctgaatCTGAGTgaaaataaactgggagattcaggagtgaaactggtgtctgcggctctgaggaacccggagtgtaaaatacagaaactggtgtaagtaccagactgtgggagattgtgtatacagtcactgggtgtctgacactgaacattaatgtgatcagtaattgtgttactgataaactctggggatttgtaccatcttctgtctctctgtgtccttcaccctcactctctgtcATCTCCAGGCTGGAAAATGtcagtctcacagattctggtgtcgATGATCTCGTCTCCTCTCTCAGTGCAAACCCATTACTGATGGATCTGTACCTGGGATCAAACTCGCttacagaccgatctgtcccctctctcctcctcctcatactgaccctcccaaGTCTGGAGTGGATGGGgtaagtgtttgtgttaatgttcaatgtgataaaatatcagcggatccgcgggttttctggtgatatttgtctgtgagtgttgaaacattaacctcggtcccctgttactgacactgttgtgtaatctgtttatttcatctttattctcccatctgtttcaggctggggggtaatcggttcagtgagaccggggagaaGGAAATGGGCTCACTGCAGGGAGCGAGACCCGGACTGACAGTGCAGATCTGAACAtttgaatgtgtgaacatcctgGCCCACGGGAGGGGGACATTTAGCCGATTTCCCGCTGTCCACTTTAACTCCCCGTTCACCTTTAATGTCAGCGCGCTGGGGGTAATTCCCAGCGGTTTTAACGGAATCGGCCCCAGTCTCGAGCTCAGTAACATCGGAAGCGGTCCCGCATTCACGTATTTCCGCCTGCTGTCCAGCGGTGCAGCTTCTGCCCGATTGCGTGTTCGAGTCTCCCCACATGAGACCCCGGGAAATTACACAGACAGGAGGAGCCGGGGTGTGGGGGGACCGGGATTCAATCTGGTACACCGGTATCCCGGGGTAGAATAATCCTGGGAGAGAATTCTTTTGCTCCCTTTGCTGAGGACAGTGCATTCAgcagcctggccgatataatgatgttaaattgacaaatccctcgtcagtgaccctggatctgcagcgatctcGGACACggtcctgaagtgtgattttataatcatcggttccccgatgaagagtgacggtgagaaacgggactgattattcaaactgtcactccttgtcgccggtcagttaattgtgtgtgactgtgagtgagtcgggagcagcttatttattcccgcacgtcagcagctcacacattgtttcatttatatttgtcatgatgaaatcaataaactgATGTAACTTTCTGTCTTGGTGTTGGACTTGAGTCTCATTAGAGGAGAAACAATGACCTCAGGTTATTGCTTCTCTCTGCACCCGGTGAACTGAAATAATACACGGTAAACGGTAGGGCATTaaggaatgcagcagaacagagtgatctaggaataaggGTGCATAGTTCCATGAAggcggaatctcatgtggatagggtggtgaagaaagtttttggtatgctggcctttataaatcagagcgttGTGTATAGGaggtgggatgtaatgttaaaattgcaaaaggtattggtgaggccaaatttgcattctgtactgttctggtcaccgaacttcaacaaaatagagagagtagagaggagatttactagaatgttaccagggtttcagcacctaagttacagggaaaggttgaacaagataggtctttattcttcggagcgtagaaggttgaggggggacttgatagaggtatttaaaattatgagggggttagatagagttgacgtggataggatttttcaattgagagtaggggagattcaaaaagGACTTGAGGAGAGTTAAAGGGCAAAAGTGTAAGGGTAACACGAGGCAGAATTTAAGGGCACCACGAGGgggaatttaaggggaacatgaggggaattaagggtaacatgaggaggaatttctttactcagagagtggtagaggcaggttcgattttgtcatttagagTAAAATTGgtttggtatatggacaggaaaggaatggtgaGTTATGGGCGGAGTGCAGGTCGGTGAGAGTAAgcatcagcacggactagaagggccgagatggcctgtttccgtgctgtaattgttatacggttataatGGGTCTGAGCTCCTCACGTTGGGACAGcagcgtctcagctccaggctgagcGAAGTCGGTCTTGCAGAGTCTGGGTGCCCAGTATCTCACCTCCACCCTACCCCTATTGGACAGTAAAAATCAACTGTCATGTCAGATGTGATTTCATTTAGGTCACGagtacaaaagggatgggggaTGGAATACCGGCGTTGAACACGGGGGAGAAGCTCGCACCACATCTTCCTGTCACACACC
It encodes:
- the LOC132387989 gene encoding ribonuclease inhibitor-like encodes the protein MELDLSYNKLGDSGVKLVSAALKNPECKIQKLWLWDVGLTDSGAEDLSSALSTNPSLTELNLSENKLGDSGVKLVSAALRNPECKIQKLVLENVSLTDSGVDDLVSSLSANPLLMDLYLGSNSLTDRSVPSLLLLILTLPSLEWMGLGGNRFSETGEKEMGSLQGARPGLTVQI